The following are encoded in a window of Paraburkholderia sp. HP33-1 genomic DNA:
- a CDS encoding LysR family transcriptional regulator — MNQLQSMRVFVKVADLGSFVGAAGALDLSTAVVTRHVADLEARLGTRLLNRTTRRLSLTESGATYLERVRHILADLEGVEQMVVARNHEPVGTLRIVAPVVFGLHSLAPVVQSYAARYPDVVPDVTLADRHVDLVEEGFDVGILVARPMRGASIVTRRLTTGYMTVCATPDYLAQHGTPVRPEDLSRHSCLSRPAEQGGGEERAFMGPDGEVRVRPTNAIAANNAEMLRQFALLGMGVAILPSYLIGRDLTAGRLVRLLDDYSLPPIEITIAYPSRLHLPAKVRTFIDHLVEHFQPGSRLVQDSRGEAQVRAVAEVTGSDDLTAPDMADHALESRGTTRRLTRVPRTRIAASGF; from the coding sequence ATGAATCAACTGCAGTCGATGCGCGTGTTCGTCAAGGTGGCCGACCTCGGTAGTTTCGTCGGCGCGGCGGGCGCGCTGGACCTGTCCACGGCGGTCGTCACGCGGCACGTCGCGGATCTCGAAGCGCGGCTCGGTACGCGGCTGCTGAACCGTACGACACGGCGTCTGTCGCTGACCGAATCCGGCGCGACCTACCTGGAGCGCGTACGCCACATCCTCGCCGACCTCGAAGGCGTCGAGCAGATGGTGGTGGCGCGCAATCACGAGCCGGTCGGCACCCTGCGTATCGTTGCGCCGGTCGTGTTCGGACTGCATAGTCTCGCGCCGGTCGTGCAGTCGTACGCGGCGCGCTACCCGGACGTCGTGCCCGATGTCACGCTCGCCGACCGCCACGTCGATCTCGTCGAAGAGGGTTTCGACGTCGGCATTCTGGTTGCGCGGCCTATGCGCGGCGCGAGCATCGTCACCCGGCGGCTGACGACGGGCTATATGACGGTCTGCGCGACGCCCGACTATCTGGCGCAACACGGCACGCCAGTGCGCCCCGAGGATCTGTCGCGGCATTCGTGCCTGAGCCGGCCGGCCGAGCAGGGCGGCGGCGAGGAACGCGCGTTCATGGGTCCGGATGGTGAGGTGCGGGTGCGGCCGACCAACGCGATCGCGGCCAACAATGCCGAGATGCTGCGGCAGTTCGCGCTGCTGGGCATGGGCGTGGCGATCCTGCCGAGCTACCTGATCGGCCGGGATCTGACGGCGGGGCGGCTCGTGCGCCTGCTCGACGACTACAGTCTGCCGCCCATCGAAATCACGATTGCGTATCCGAGCCGGCTGCATCTGCCGGCGAAGGTGCGCACGTTTATCGACCATCTGGTCGAGCATTTCCAGCCGGGCAGCAGGTTGGTGCAGGATTCTCGCGGCGAGGCGCAGGTGCGGGCGGTGGCGGAGGTGACCGGGTCCGATGATCTGACTGCGCCTGACATGGCCGACCACGCGCTCGAAAGCCGCGGCACGACGCGCCGTCTGACGCGTGTGCCGCGCACGCGGATCGCGGCGTCGGGGTTCTAA
- a CDS encoding TetR/AcrR family transcriptional regulator, which yields MKRQRLTREQSKDQTRERLLDAAQATFMKKGFVAASVEDIAAAAGYTRGAFYSNFRSKTELFLELLGRDHEAMQAGLHAIFENAASREEMEARVLRYYSSLHRENKCFLLWVEAKLLAVRDGRFRPRFNAFMHEKLEQLSAYVREFSERVGTPMSMPPEQLAIGLIGLCDGVQFFYAVDPQNVPTEMAEMVLAGFFSRVVFGRDA from the coding sequence ATGAAACGGCAAAGACTAACGAGAGAGCAGAGCAAGGACCAGACGCGGGAGCGCCTGCTCGATGCTGCGCAGGCCACTTTCATGAAGAAAGGCTTTGTCGCGGCGAGCGTCGAGGACATCGCGGCGGCTGCCGGCTATACGCGCGGTGCGTTCTATTCGAACTTCCGCAGCAAGACCGAGCTGTTTCTGGAGCTGTTGGGGCGCGATCACGAAGCAATGCAGGCGGGCCTGCACGCAATCTTTGAAAATGCGGCGTCGCGCGAGGAAATGGAGGCGCGCGTGCTGCGCTATTACAGCTCGCTGCATCGCGAGAACAAGTGTTTTCTGCTGTGGGTCGAGGCAAAGCTGCTCGCGGTGCGCGACGGGCGCTTCCGGCCGCGCTTTAACGCGTTCATGCACGAGAAGCTCGAGCAATTGAGCGCCTATGTGCGCGAGTTCTCGGAGCGCGTGGGCACGCCGATGTCGATGCCGCCCGAGCAGCTCGCAATCGGTCTGATAGGCCTGTGCGACGGCGTGCAATTCTTCTACGCGGTCGATCCTCAGAATGTGCCGACGGAGATGGCCGAAATGGTGCTGGCGGGGTTTTTCTCGCGCGTGGTGTTCGGGCGCGATGCGTGA
- a CDS encoding efflux RND transporter periplasmic adaptor subunit, whose translation MRQQSPPSPHRGFSRQTCALALAGALALAACSKKEAAAPAPRPVVALAMHADGYALQAASLPGEVQARYSTPLSFRVAGKIIERRVRLGDTVKSGEVVALLDPADAQKNAAATQAQLDAAQHTLVYAQQQLERDKAQAKENLIAPAQLEQTTNAYASALAQRDQAQQQAALANNQLQYTTLVAGHAGVITAEQADTGQNVSAGQAVYNLAWSGDVDVLCDVPESALAAFAVGQNASVTLSALAGRKFNARVRELSPAADPQSRTWRARLTLIDAGAEVRLGMTADVTPAVPLAQAAAQRGMFTLPVTALFHEGREPAVWVVRAADNTLELRRVTVTRYYERTFIVSDGLKDGESVVLQGVHTVSAGQKVRVIAPLHPEDFAS comes from the coding sequence ATGCGCCAGCAGTCTCCTCCATCCCCCCACCGCGGTTTCTCCAGACAAACGTGCGCGCTGGCGCTGGCAGGCGCGCTCGCGCTCGCGGCCTGCTCGAAGAAGGAAGCCGCGGCGCCCGCGCCGCGCCCGGTGGTCGCGCTCGCCATGCATGCGGACGGCTATGCGCTGCAGGCAGCGTCGCTGCCCGGTGAAGTGCAGGCGCGCTACTCGACGCCGCTGTCGTTTCGCGTCGCGGGCAAGATCATCGAGCGGCGCGTGCGGCTCGGCGACACCGTGAAGAGCGGCGAAGTCGTCGCGCTGCTCGACCCGGCCGATGCGCAGAAAAACGCCGCCGCCACGCAGGCGCAACTCGACGCCGCGCAGCACACCCTCGTCTATGCGCAACAGCAGCTCGAACGCGACAAGGCGCAAGCCAAAGAGAACCTGATCGCGCCGGCGCAGCTCGAACAGACCACCAACGCGTACGCATCCGCGCTCGCGCAGCGCGATCAGGCGCAGCAGCAGGCGGCGCTCGCGAACAACCAGTTGCAGTACACGACGCTCGTCGCCGGTCATGCGGGCGTCATCACGGCCGAACAGGCAGACACGGGCCAGAACGTGTCGGCGGGTCAGGCCGTCTACAACCTCGCATGGAGCGGCGACGTCGACGTGCTGTGCGACGTGCCCGAAAGCGCCCTCGCGGCGTTCGCGGTTGGCCAGAACGCGAGCGTCACGCTCTCGGCCCTGGCAGGTCGCAAGTTCAACGCGCGCGTGCGCGAGCTGTCGCCGGCCGCCGATCCGCAAAGCCGCACGTGGCGCGCGCGTCTGACGCTGATCGATGCCGGCGCCGAGGTGCGTCTCGGCATGACCGCCGACGTCACGCCAGCCGTGCCGCTCGCTCAGGCGGCCGCGCAGCGCGGCATGTTCACGCTGCCGGTCACCGCGCTGTTCCACGAGGGGCGCGAGCCGGCCGTTTGGGTCGTGCGAGCCGCGGACAATACGCTCGAGCTGCGTCGCGTGACGGTCACGCGCTACTACGAGCGCACCTTCATCGTGAGCGATGGCCTGAAAGATGGTGAAAGTGTCGTGCTGCAAGGCGTGCACACGGTGAGCGCCGGCCAGAAAGTCCGCGTGATCGCGCCGCTGCATCCCGAGGACTTCGCTTCATGA
- a CDS encoding C45 family autoproteolytic acyltransferase/hydolase, producing the protein MSEPDPEAVRRDQAGWIFVHIEGEPYDRGEQHGQLLADEIRNAIRTARYLAKWDTGEEFDVFVNAATSQFASKLDTEFADEIQGIADGAKLPFAEVLAWNGYMDLLQSWWPTHAAQQQPQLGAKLWRGRRGHHCSAFIASGNATRDGRIVMAHNSWDRYAAGDAFNVVFDIVPDRGNRILMQGLPGCISSLTDFWVTAAGLMITETTISSFAGYNAAGAPEFYRSRRASQYANSIKEWCDMFSLANNGGYANSWLLGDTKTGEIARYELGLHYSGFETTKNGFYSGYNTATDLKIRNQECIGEGEDYTDVRKNGARRLRFMQLEEMHRGRIDVELAKQMIADHHDVYLDRNDNPCSRTICGHLELDDARFGGTDHGPFNPWGANDGKVVDSEMAREMAFTARWGHPCGRPFDAQAFMKRHPQWNWLNGYMRDRPSWPWTRFDVLR; encoded by the coding sequence ATGAGCGAACCGGACCCCGAGGCCGTACGCCGCGATCAGGCCGGCTGGATTTTCGTGCATATCGAAGGCGAGCCGTACGATCGCGGCGAGCAGCACGGCCAGTTGCTCGCCGACGAAATCAGGAACGCGATCCGCACCGCGCGCTATCTCGCGAAGTGGGACACCGGCGAGGAGTTCGACGTCTTCGTCAACGCCGCGACGAGCCAGTTCGCGAGCAAGCTCGACACCGAATTCGCCGACGAAATCCAGGGCATTGCCGACGGCGCGAAGCTGCCGTTCGCCGAAGTGCTTGCGTGGAACGGCTACATGGATCTGCTGCAAAGCTGGTGGCCGACGCACGCGGCGCAGCAGCAACCGCAGCTGGGCGCAAAACTGTGGCGCGGCCGGCGCGGCCATCATTGCAGTGCGTTCATCGCGTCCGGCAACGCAACGCGCGACGGCCGCATCGTGATGGCGCACAACTCGTGGGATCGCTACGCGGCGGGCGACGCGTTCAACGTCGTGTTCGACATCGTGCCGGACCGCGGCAACCGCATCCTGATGCAGGGCTTGCCGGGCTGCATCTCGAGCCTGACCGATTTCTGGGTCACGGCGGCCGGCCTGATGATCACCGAAACGACGATCTCGAGCTTCGCGGGCTACAACGCGGCCGGCGCGCCCGAGTTCTATCGCTCGCGGCGCGCGTCGCAATATGCGAACAGCATCAAGGAATGGTGCGACATGTTCTCGCTCGCGAACAACGGCGGCTACGCGAACAGCTGGCTGCTCGGCGACACGAAGACCGGCGAGATCGCGCGTTACGAACTCGGGCTGCACTACTCCGGCTTCGAGACCACGAAGAACGGTTTCTACAGTGGCTACAACACCGCGACGGATCTGAAGATCCGCAACCAGGAATGCATCGGCGAAGGCGAGGACTATACCGACGTGCGCAAGAACGGTGCGCGGCGTCTGCGCTTCATGCAGCTCGAGGAAATGCATCGCGGCAGGATCGACGTCGAACTCGCGAAGCAGATGATCGCCGATCATCACGACGTCTATCTCGATCGCAACGACAATCCGTGCTCGCGCACGATCTGCGGGCATCTGGAGCTCGACGACGCGCGCTTCGGCGGCACCGATCATGGGCCGTTCAATCCGTGGGGCGCGAACGACGGCAAAGTGGTCGACAGCGAAATGGCGCGTGAGATGGCGTTCACCGCGCGCTGGGGTCATCCATGCGGCCGGCCGTTCGACGCGCAGGCGTTCATGAAGCGGCATCCGCAGTGGAACTGGCTGAACGGCTATATGCGCGACCGCCCCTCGTGGCCATGGACGCGCTTCGACGTGCTGCGCTAA
- a CDS encoding DUF2795 domain-containing protein, whose protein sequence is MTASDLPGESIDLQIADLLGEVEFPTNKDALVDAAREAGASNEVLAMLDGMPEQDYVDIESVTRLIGGNYGPGLGI, encoded by the coding sequence ATGACAGCCTCGGACCTCCCCGGCGAATCGATCGATCTGCAGATCGCCGATCTTCTTGGCGAAGTCGAATTCCCGACCAACAAGGATGCGCTCGTCGACGCGGCGCGCGAAGCCGGCGCGAGCAACGAGGTGCTGGCGATGCTCGATGGCATGCCGGAGCAGGATTATGTCGACATTGAGTCGGTCACGCGGTTGATCGGCGGCAATTATGGTCCCGGCTTGGGAATCTAG